One stretch of Candidatus Culexarchaeum yellowstonense DNA includes these proteins:
- the pstS gene encoding phosphate ABC transporter substrate-binding protein PstS has translation MKMARGVAVTILIVAIAVMGVFAYQYLMRSEPTVTLNGAGATFPFPLIDKWASEYHKIKPNVQVNYQGIGSGGGIQQHTEKTVHFAASDAPLTEAQASKAPNTLHIPITIGGVVVIYNLPGISKGLKFTGEILADIYLGKITKWNDPKIVAVNPNVNLPDKPITVVRRSDGSGTTYIWTSYLSDVSSEWRERVGRGTSVNWPTGLGGKGNDGVAALVQQTPYSIGYVEYTYAKTNNLTYGYVQNAAGEFIEPSIESFSKAAEYAALTLPRGDESWSKVSIVDSLANNTQAYGAYPITSFSYILVYKELNVLPNMDEATAKALVDFLWWAVHDGQSYATNLYYVPLPQNVVAHNEETIRMITFNGQQLFRR, from the coding sequence ATGAAAATGGCGCGTGGAGTTGCCGTTACAATACTAATAGTTGCCATAGCTGTCATGGGAGTTTTCGCATATCAGTATTTGATGAGGAGTGAACCTACGGTAACTTTGAATGGTGCTGGAGCAACATTCCCATTCCCATTGATTGATAAGTGGGCATCTGAATACCATAAGATTAAACCCAACGTTCAAGTGAACTATCAGGGGATTGGGAGTGGTGGTGGAATACAACAGCACACTGAGAAGACTGTGCATTTCGCAGCCAGCGACGCCCCATTAACGGAGGCTCAAGCTTCAAAAGCCCCCAACACTCTACACATACCCATAACCATTGGTGGAGTTGTCGTAATATACAATCTTCCAGGAATATCTAAGGGGCTTAAATTCACTGGGGAGATACTTGCAGATATATATCTTGGGAAGATAACAAAGTGGAATGACCCAAAAATTGTTGCAGTAAACCCAAATGTGAACCTTCCAGATAAACCCATCACCGTGGTGCGTAGGTCTGATGGGAGTGGCACCACATATATTTGGACAAGCTACTTGTCTGATGTTAGTTCAGAATGGAGGGAGCGTGTTGGTAGGGGGACTTCTGTTAATTGGCCTACCGGTCTAGGTGGAAAGGGGAATGATGGTGTTGCAGCCCTCGTACAGCAGACGCCATACTCCATTGGCTACGTTGAATACACATATGCAAAGACGAATAACTTGACATATGGATATGTTCAGAATGCAGCTGGAGAATTCATTGAACCAAGCATAGAATCCTTCTCAAAGGCAGCGGAATACGCTGCTTTAACCCTTCCCAGGGGAGATGAAAGCTGGTCAAAGGTTTCAATAGTGGATAGTTTAGCAAACAATACACAGGCATATGGGGCTTACCCAATAACAAGCTTCTCCTACATCCTCGTATATAAGGAGTTGAACGTTTTACCCAATATGGATGAAGCTACGGCTAAGGCTTTAGTGGATTTCCTATGGTGGGCTGTTCATGATGGACAAAGCTATGCAACCAACCTATACTATGTACCTCTACCCCAAAATGTCGTGGCACACAATGAGGAGACAATTCGCATGATAACATTCAATGGACAACAGCTTTTCAGGCGATAA
- a CDS encoding phosphate uptake regulator PhoU → MEEHVDEETRRIQFTGKSTYIVSLPKEWVVSMGLKAGSLVTITRQDGSLILTPKEVAKPATQPTEATITISSGEDPETIVRAIISLYLVGYNYITIKAREERISTMQRNLIKELTRKKLVGTEIVSETSNEIRLQVLVSYPELSVENALRRMCIIATSMHNDAMQALKNMDRELAEEVIQLDDEVDRFSFYIIRQLKLAVQNVKIIRDIGLSSPRDCLGYRVIVKFVERMADHAARIAKNVLSLEEKPSESVLQTLYEMSTFAQNLFEDAIKALFKKDYTLADQVISKTKAIVALEEKALKEIQSKTKQTDISSIRMITESIRRIAEYASDIAEIVLNLNVNQIIAT, encoded by the coding sequence ATGGAGGAGCATGTGGATGAAGAGACGAGGAGGATTCAGTTTACTGGGAAATCCACATATATAGTTTCACTTCCAAAGGAATGGGTTGTGTCGATGGGGTTGAAGGCTGGAAGCCTAGTAACGATAACCCGGCAAGATGGTTCACTCATATTAACCCCAAAGGAGGTGGCTAAACCTGCAACTCAACCCACAGAAGCCACAATCACCATTTCAAGTGGGGAAGACCCTGAAACAATAGTGAGAGCCATAATCTCCCTATACTTGGTGGGCTACAATTACATTACAATAAAGGCAAGGGAGGAGCGGATAAGCACCATGCAGAGGAACTTGATAAAGGAGTTGACGAGGAAAAAGTTGGTTGGCACAGAAATAGTATCCGAAACCTCTAATGAAATTAGGTTGCAGGTATTGGTGAGCTACCCAGAACTATCAGTTGAAAATGCTTTAAGACGCATGTGCATAATCGCCACCTCAATGCATAACGATGCAATGCAAGCATTGAAGAATATGGATAGGGAGCTTGCCGAAGAAGTAATCCAATTGGATGATGAAGTTGACAGATTCAGCTTCTACATAATACGCCAACTAAAATTAGCTGTACAAAATGTGAAGATAATAAGGGATATTGGACTCTCCAGCCCAAGGGATTGCCTAGGATACAGGGTAATTGTAAAATTTGTGGAGAGAATGGCTGATCACGCTGCAAGAATTGCGAAAAACGTCCTCTCACTGGAGGAAAAGCCAAGTGAATCAGTCCTCCAAACACTATACGAGATGAGCACATTCGCCCAAAACTTATTTGAAGATGCAATAAAAGCCCTATTCAAAAAAGACTACACCCTAGCAGATCAAGTCATATCCAAGACAAAAGCAATAGTAGCTCTTGAAGAGAAAGCATTAAAGGAGATACAATCAAAAACAAAACAGACAGACATCTCCAGCATAAGAATGATAACTGAAAGTATACGTAGGATAGCGGAATATGCAAGCGACATAGCAGAAATAGTCTTAAACCTAAATGTAAACCAGATAATCGCAACTTGA
- a CDS encoding L-2-amino-thiazoline-4-carboxylic acid hydrolase has protein sequence MSHREMIPLDEAKRAIASVSRRVALLHISYAKAIIEELGEERGLEVIAKAIKDYGARIGEKTRREVMSLGLEPTPENFNAGESYRLPPFGMHDKIETVKVDNEQRVRTYGCILAKVWQEYGEERLGRLYCYMDVSKYMGYNPNYKQIHIKTIPDGHSYCELTIRPTTEEERRIFLRGKGKDWLSIDK, from the coding sequence ATGAGTCATAGGGAAATGATCCCCCTAGATGAAGCGAAAAGGGCAATTGCAAGCGTTAGCAGAAGAGTGGCATTACTACACATCTCATATGCTAAAGCAATAATTGAAGAACTTGGGGAAGAGAGGGGTTTAGAGGTCATTGCTAAAGCCATAAAGGATTATGGTGCTAGGATAGGTGAAAAGACTAGAAGGGAAGTGATGAGCCTAGGTTTGGAGCCAACCCCAGAAAACTTTAATGCTGGAGAAAGCTATAGGCTACCCCCATTCGGCATGCACGATAAAATCGAAACGGTGAAGGTTGATAATGAGCAGAGGGTGAGAACATATGGATGTATACTTGCAAAGGTATGGCAGGAGTATGGTGAAGAAAGGTTGGGACGCCTCTACTGCTACATGGACGTATCAAAATACATGGGCTACAACCCAAACTACAAACAAATACACATAAAAACCATCCCAGATGGACACTCATACTGCGAACTAACAATTAGACCCACAACAGAAGAAGAAAGAAGAATCTTCCTAAGGGGAAAGGGGAAGGATTGGCTAAGTATAGACAAGTAA
- a CDS encoding manganese efflux pump MntP family protein: MDDFGLAFALSLLMPGGTFGRLIVNACKIAVAFSISSALLPLLGWLVGLAIYGWVISFSAWLILIVFTGVGVWTIKEAFENEQPKWMKEKASSFLALSVIGVLGSIDEGAVGVSYPFLGIPILWIIVAVILANTILILFATLLSSWIRSLNRRLPSILSGIILIVLGVWKFLELAFGI; encoded by the coding sequence TTGGATGATTTTGGTCTTGCCTTTGCTTTAAGCCTACTAATGCCAGGTGGAACTTTTGGGAGGTTAATAGTTAATGCATGTAAAATAGCGGTTGCATTCTCCATATCATCAGCTTTACTGCCTTTGCTGGGTTGGCTTGTGGGATTGGCAATATATGGGTGGGTTATATCCTTCAGTGCCTGGCTGATTTTAATTGTCTTTACAGGTGTTGGAGTATGGACTATTAAAGAAGCCTTCGAAAATGAGCAGCCAAAATGGATGAAGGAAAAGGCATCATCCTTTTTAGCATTGTCCGTCATTGGTGTTTTGGGGAGTATTGATGAAGGGGCTGTTGGAGTCAGCTACCCATTTCTAGGAATCCCCATTTTATGGATAATAGTGGCAGTAATCTTGGCAAACACCATTCTAATATTATTCGCAACACTCCTAAGTAGCTGGATAAGGAGTTTGAATAGAAGACTTCCATCAATCCTTTCAGGCATAATCCTAATAGTTCTGGGGGTTTGGAAGTTTTTGGAGTTAGCTTTTGGAATTTAA
- a CDS encoding acetamidase/formamidase family protein — MTVVNELYNDVQTNGIIGPHAKMLGPVADGGMIVFVTSPGCWGPMITPNIRGGHEVNVPVAVDGARVGDAIAVRILSVKVLSKASSSGVDVARPGSYVGDPYVMKKCPSCNEPWPDFYVDGIGDNAVKCRKCGAPSSPFIMVNGYTMVFDLDLGVGITVDKRMAEEIARNAWEWAALPKNSKQVPVLVLGKSDVVGLAARMKPFLGQLGSTPAIDIPDSHNAGDFGWFLVNAPHPYAITKEDYETKLTDGHLDVNSVREGAVLIVPVKVEGGGIYAGDAHAMQGDGEVAGHTTDVAAKSIVEVSVIKNLNLDGPILLPPEEDLPPIAKPWRKDEWDHILNLARKLNVEAEPVAPIQIIGSGPTINEAAMKGFIRASKLLGMSIEEVRNRVTVSGAVEIGRLPGIVQVTLQAPIRILEKLKIDDIVVKQYKLPF; from the coding sequence TTGACTGTTGTAAATGAATTGTATAATGATGTTCAGACTAATGGTATTATTGGGCCGCATGCTAAGATGCTGGGGCCTGTTGCTGATGGTGGTATGATAGTGTTTGTTACTTCTCCTGGTTGTTGGGGTCCTATGATAACTCCCAATATAAGAGGGGGGCATGAGGTTAATGTCCCTGTGGCTGTGGATGGGGCTAGGGTTGGTGATGCAATAGCAGTTCGCATATTGAGTGTGAAGGTGCTTTCTAAAGCCTCTTCCTCAGGTGTTGATGTGGCGCGTCCCGGTAGCTATGTTGGTGACCCTTATGTGATGAAGAAGTGTCCTTCATGTAATGAGCCGTGGCCAGATTTCTATGTGGATGGTATAGGGGATAATGCTGTTAAGTGTAGGAAGTGTGGGGCTCCATCATCCCCATTCATAATGGTTAATGGTTACACAATGGTGTTTGATTTGGATTTAGGTGTTGGAATCACTGTTGACAAGAGGATGGCTGAGGAGATAGCTAGAAATGCATGGGAGTGGGCTGCTCTACCAAAGAATTCTAAGCAAGTTCCCGTTCTAGTGCTGGGTAAGAGTGATGTTGTGGGGTTAGCGGCAAGGATGAAGCCATTCCTAGGTCAATTGGGTAGCACACCTGCAATTGACATACCTGATTCGCATAATGCTGGTGATTTCGGATGGTTCCTTGTTAATGCCCCCCATCCCTACGCTATTACTAAGGAGGATTATGAAACCAAGCTTACAGATGGACATTTAGATGTGAATTCCGTTAGGGAGGGTGCCGTCTTAATAGTTCCAGTCAAGGTGGAGGGTGGGGGAATCTATGCTGGGGATGCCCATGCAATGCAGGGGGATGGTGAAGTAGCTGGACACACAACAGACGTTGCAGCCAAGAGTATAGTTGAAGTCTCAGTTATCAAGAACTTGAATTTAGACGGCCCAATACTACTCCCACCAGAAGAAGACCTACCACCAATAGCTAAACCTTGGAGGAAGGATGAGTGGGATCACATATTAAATTTAGCTAGGAAATTAAATGTGGAAGCAGAGCCCGTGGCACCCATACAGATAATAGGTTCAGGGCCAACCATAAACGAAGCAGCTATGAAAGGCTTCATAAGAGCCTCAAAACTACTTGGAATGAGCATTGAAGAGGTAAGGAACAGGGTAACTGTTAGTGGAGCTGTGGAGATAGGGAGATTACCAGGCATAGTGCAAGTAACCCTTCAAGCACCAATAAGAATCTTAGAAAAACTGAAGATAGACGACATAGTTGTGAAGCAATACAAACTACCCTTCTAA
- a CDS encoding methyltransferase domain-containing protein, which produces MSNSKNWINEFFIDKGELFLRMLNKRWEKADVEALGVKRILESLGLGEGSLILDLGCGNGRMAVNLAKLGYRVVGVDVSPVFIRDAFEKAKMHGVEDKVNFRTGDARRIDEELNGNVKFDATIMYWTTIIGYYDESVDADILRRIRRITRDNGYLLILNTVSFDSTILRAGLLGTGISYFNEVDDELICVEKPVFDPLKAVMTNTWTFYRRVGRDLIFIDEMSFKLRVYTLHELVKLAEENGWQFTNAYRDTITLTPYKPLLSSLNVAFKAK; this is translated from the coding sequence TTGAGTAACTCTAAGAATTGGATAAATGAGTTTTTCATTGATAAGGGGGAGTTGTTTCTTAGAATGCTTAATAAGAGGTGGGAGAAGGCAGATGTGGAGGCTTTGGGTGTGAAGAGGATATTGGAGTCTCTCGGTTTGGGGGAGGGTTCTCTAATACTTGATCTTGGATGTGGTAATGGGAGGATGGCTGTGAATCTAGCTAAATTGGGTTATAGGGTTGTGGGCGTGGATGTTTCACCAGTGTTTATTAGGGATGCCTTTGAGAAGGCGAAGATGCATGGAGTTGAGGATAAAGTTAACTTTAGAACTGGTGATGCTAGGAGGATAGATGAAGAGCTTAATGGAAACGTAAAGTTTGATGCCACCATAATGTACTGGACTACGATAATAGGGTATTATGATGAATCTGTTGACGCAGACATATTGAGGAGAATTCGTAGAATCACACGTGACAATGGATATCTGCTCATACTAAACACTGTAAGCTTTGATTCAACCATACTGAGAGCTGGACTCCTTGGAACTGGCATAAGCTATTTCAATGAGGTAGATGATGAACTGATCTGTGTAGAGAAGCCCGTATTTGACCCATTAAAAGCAGTGATGACCAATACATGGACATTCTATAGGAGGGTTGGCAGAGACCTAATATTCATAGATGAAATGTCATTCAAACTGAGGGTATATACACTTCACGAACTAGTGAAACTGGCTGAGGAGAATGGATGGCAATTCACCAACGCCTACAGAGACACCATCACACTCACACCATACAAGCCACTACTAAGCAGCCTAAACGTAGCATTCAAAGCCAAATGA
- a CDS encoding AbrB/MazE/SpoVT family DNA-binding domain-containing protein: MIYTITGKGTVTIPAEIRRKYGLKKGSHVKFIETDGGILLVPIIPLENLFGVDREAKETVYQMIRELQEERGRLLRRDNHVFI; encoded by the coding sequence TTGATTTATACTATAACCGGGAAAGGTACTGTGACGATTCCAGCTGAGATTAGAAGGAAGTATGGGTTGAAGAAGGGGTCTCATGTGAAGTTCATAGAGACTGATGGGGGAATATTACTTGTCCCAATAATTCCATTGGAAAATCTTTTTGGTGTAGACAGAGAGGCTAAGGAAACAGTATATCAGATGATAAGAGAGTTGCAAGAAGAGAGGGGGAGGCTTCTGAGGAGAGATAACCATGTCTTTATATAG
- a CDS encoding trimethylamine methyltransferase family protein: protein MIKLNVPRFELLSRDDLEKVHNASLEVLERTGIVFKHEEALKVFEGAGAHVDYKAQKVYIPNHLVKEALKRAPSRVMWHAIDPKKTIVFEDDRVHFGPVCTPAFVYDLETGLRRNATVKDFENIVRIMDYLERIDDGYGAVQINDVPDHVYHAYAMLLQIKNTGKPIRGRMRGTTVARDCLNMISMVAGGEEELRRKPMLLCMVNPTSPLQWDGVMIEGMMEYVKLGQIVIPSPEIMSGATGPVTLAGTIVQHNAEVLSMITLTQLINPGTPVLYGVVSTVMDMKTTMTRLGGPELGIMHACLAQLARMYNLPCRGAAGNTDSKTLDIQAGYETAFNLTLAVLAGFNFITYAVGALDFSLSVSYEKIITDHEFLGMIERLARGVEVSDETLAVDVIDKVGPGGNFLAQKHTREHLRREHFIPKIIDTKPYDVWLKAGAKQLREIAREEVKRILKEHQPPPLDKDMERKLHEYVKEVERRKQ from the coding sequence ATGATTAAATTGAATGTGCCTAGGTTTGAGTTGCTTAGTAGGGATGACCTTGAAAAGGTGCATAATGCTTCCCTTGAGGTTTTGGAGAGGACTGGCATTGTCTTTAAGCATGAGGAGGCCCTTAAGGTTTTTGAGGGTGCAGGTGCTCATGTGGATTATAAGGCTCAAAAAGTTTACATTCCCAATCATTTGGTTAAGGAGGCTTTAAAGAGGGCTCCAAGCAGAGTCATGTGGCATGCAATAGACCCGAAAAAGACGATAGTTTTTGAGGATGACAGAGTACATTTTGGTCCCGTATGCACCCCAGCCTTCGTCTATGATTTGGAAACTGGGTTGAGGAGAAACGCCACTGTGAAGGATTTTGAAAACATTGTGCGAATCATGGATTATTTGGAGAGGATTGATGATGGGTATGGGGCTGTTCAAATAAATGATGTTCCAGATCACGTTTACCACGCTTATGCAATGCTACTTCAAATTAAGAATACAGGTAAACCCATTAGGGGTAGAATGAGGGGGACTACTGTAGCTAGGGATTGCCTAAACATGATATCCATGGTTGCTGGAGGTGAAGAGGAGCTTAGGAGGAAGCCAATGCTTCTATGCATGGTCAACCCCACAAGCCCACTACAATGGGATGGAGTGATGATTGAGGGGATGATGGAGTATGTTAAGTTGGGGCAAATTGTGATTCCATCTCCGGAAATAATGTCTGGCGCAACTGGCCCTGTAACATTGGCTGGCACAATTGTGCAACATAATGCTGAAGTGCTTTCAATGATAACCCTAACACAACTAATAAACCCTGGAACACCAGTACTATATGGTGTTGTATCCACAGTTATGGATATGAAGACCACCATGACGAGGCTTGGCGGGCCGGAGCTCGGAATCATGCACGCCTGCCTAGCACAATTAGCGAGAATGTACAATCTCCCATGCAGGGGGGCAGCTGGCAACACAGATTCCAAAACACTTGATATACAGGCTGGCTATGAAACGGCATTCAACCTAACCTTAGCAGTCCTAGCAGGATTCAACTTCATCACATATGCTGTTGGAGCCTTAGACTTCTCACTCTCAGTATCCTATGAGAAGATCATAACAGATCACGAATTCCTGGGGATGATTGAGCGACTGGCGAGAGGGGTAGAAGTTTCCGACGAAACATTAGCTGTCGATGTAATTGATAAGGTTGGTCCAGGAGGAAACTTCCTAGCACAAAAACATACGAGGGAGCATCTTAGAAGAGAACACTTCATCCCAAAAATAATCGATACAAAACCCTATGACGTTTGGCTTAAAGCTGGTGCAAAACAATTAAGGGAAATTGCAAGGGAAGAAGTTAAGAGGATCCTCAAGGAACATCAACCTCCACCCCTAGACAAAGACATGGAAAGAAAGCTACATGAATACGTTAAGGAAGTTGAGAGGAGAAAACAATAG
- a CDS encoding winged helix-turn-helix domain-containing protein, which translates to MSSSDLFEAVSHPLRIEIIKLLAKGPKRFADIKRELKIDSSGLLDFHLKKLDDLISVNNEGFYVLTDKGAAALQAIETISRYGWQRRAWYINLLFNIIMNIYVLLTMPEYLPYTITISVAWMTFYSYLTFIKRRISIKPRS; encoded by the coding sequence ATGAGTTCAAGTGACTTGTTTGAGGCAGTCTCCCATCCATTGCGAATTGAGATCATTAAACTGTTGGCTAAGGGTCCTAAACGTTTTGCCGATATTAAGAGGGAGTTGAAGATTGATAGTAGCGGTCTTCTAGATTTCCATTTAAAGAAGCTTGATGATCTAATTTCAGTGAATAATGAAGGATTCTACGTTTTAACTGATAAGGGGGCTGCAGCACTTCAAGCCATTGAAACCATATCAAGATATGGTTGGCAGAGGAGAGCCTGGTACATAAACCTCCTATTTAACATTATAATGAACATCTACGTTCTACTAACAATGCCAGAATATCTCCCATACACAATAACCATATCAGTGGCATGGATGACATTCTACAGCTACCTAACATTCATTAAAAGACGCATATCCATTAAACCCAGATCTTAA
- a CDS encoding winged helix-turn-helix domain-containing protein — protein MPEEIYMKKEHQSILLRTLGDSPKLRIIYFFLDNPLFDFTKKEVIEALGMSKQTFYKYFEDIEKYGIVKVSRKIGRAKLYRINLEHPLVSMLREYETKVSMQIAEEEARKVNVTAKT, from the coding sequence ATGCCAGAAGAAATTTACATGAAGAAGGAACACCAATCCATTTTGCTAAGAACTCTCGGGGACTCCCCAAAACTGAGGATAATATATTTCTTCCTAGACAACCCGTTGTTCGACTTCACCAAGAAGGAAGTTATTGAAGCTCTGGGGATGAGTAAGCAAACCTTCTACAAGTACTTTGAAGATATAGAGAAGTATGGCATAGTGAAAGTTTCCAGGAAAATAGGTAGAGCAAAACTCTATAGGATAAACCTCGAGCATCCATTGGTGAGCATGCTAAGGGAATATGAAACAAAGGTATCAATGCAAATAGCGGAGGAGGAAGCCAGGAAAGTAAATGTTACAGCAAAAACTTAG
- a CDS encoding class I SAM-dependent methyltransferase, translating to MTQWTEDEVKKLSAVILGRIYEDLKQLDAKKILLLCSGEGDVAFWLAGKEKDFNGRIMGLELDEGCLKRSLERLREIGLEGIIEFHRAEKHRIPFPDEEFDALISEFIIFPTPTPTEIGQVEMARVLRRGGKMILTDVIATKRIPEHVGNELKSIGLNYLCYATKNDFKEWMTSAGLKNIEIVDLTPQLKQIWEERYHKNTIPEHREGYHYLLNSEFRLGETIFYIYVKGEKL from the coding sequence ATGACGCAATGGACTGAGGATGAAGTTAAGAAGCTGAGTGCTGTGATCTTAGGAAGAATCTATGAAGATTTAAAACAGTTGGATGCTAAGAAGATTCTATTGCTTTGTAGTGGTGAGGGTGATGTTGCCTTCTGGCTTGCGGGGAAGGAAAAGGACTTCAATGGAAGAATTATGGGATTAGAGCTTGATGAGGGATGCTTAAAAAGGAGCTTGGAAAGATTAAGGGAAATAGGGTTGGAAGGCATCATAGAATTTCATAGAGCTGAGAAACATAGGATTCCATTTCCTGATGAAGAGTTTGATGCTTTAATCAGTGAATTCATAATATTCCCCACACCTACACCAACAGAGATAGGGCAAGTTGAGATGGCTCGTGTATTGAGGAGAGGTGGGAAGATGATACTAACAGACGTTATTGCCACAAAGAGAATTCCAGAACACGTTGGAAATGAACTCAAATCAATAGGTCTCAATTACCTATGCTATGCCACCAAAAACGACTTCAAGGAATGGATGACAAGTGCAGGCTTGAAGAACATAGAAATCGTTGACCTTACACCTCAATTAAAACAGATATGGGAAGAACGCTACCACAAAAACACAATTCCTGAACATAGGGAAGGCTACCATTACCTTTTAAATAGCGAATTCCGTTTAGGAGAAACTATATTCTACATTTACGTCAAAGGAGAAAAATTGTGA
- the arsB gene encoding ACR3 family arsenite efflux transporter has product MSESRVTLGLFEKYLTLWVILSMIVGFLLGKFLPEIGSWIESLQVGDISIPMGVCLFLLMYPTMVNIEFGEIVKAAKSPKPVILTLIGNWVVAPALMALLARLFLSNYSEYTAGVILLGIAPCTGMVLFWILLANGDVAKGVVITAINALSTLILYAPLAAFYLGVGGIPVPITPIAESVILFVGLPLIVGQMSRKALIMRRGEEWFNNRFRLLIGDIAALALLTTIIILFSLKGEIIVNEPFIVGLISIPLIIHFFTMATLFYVIPWLLKFSYEDAVTIAFISSSTQFEVAIATATVVFGAGSGAALATVVGPLWEVPSMLTFVKLALKTQKYFSHNNVN; this is encoded by the coding sequence ATGTCTGAAAGTCGGGTTACTTTAGGCTTATTTGAAAAATACCTCACTTTATGGGTTATTCTCAGCATGATTGTCGGCTTCCTTCTGGGCAAGTTCCTCCCAGAGATTGGTTCATGGATTGAGTCCCTTCAAGTTGGGGATATATCGATTCCCATGGGGGTATGCCTATTCCTCCTCATGTATCCAACCATGGTGAACATAGAGTTTGGGGAAATCGTGAAGGCAGCCAAATCTCCAAAACCCGTAATTCTCACATTGATAGGTAACTGGGTTGTGGCTCCAGCTCTTATGGCTTTGCTAGCCCGCCTATTTCTAAGCAACTATTCAGAATATACAGCGGGTGTTATCCTGCTTGGGATAGCCCCATGCACGGGTATGGTTCTATTTTGGATTCTTTTGGCGAATGGCGATGTAGCTAAAGGCGTTGTGATAACTGCGATAAACGCTTTATCAACCCTCATACTTTATGCGCCTCTGGCAGCCTTCTACCTTGGAGTTGGAGGTATTCCTGTTCCAATAACCCCAATAGCGGAAAGCGTTATTCTCTTTGTTGGGTTACCCTTAATAGTTGGGCAAATGTCAAGGAAAGCTCTCATTATGAGGAGAGGAGAAGAATGGTTTAATAACAGATTTCGTCTACTGATAGGGGACATTGCAGCTTTGGCATTGCTTACAACAATCATAATACTCTTCTCCTTGAAGGGGGAAATAATCGTCAATGAACCCTTCATTGTAGGATTAATCTCCATACCATTAATAATACACTTCTTTACAATGGCCACACTTTTCTACGTAATACCTTGGCTTCTAAAATTCAGCTATGAAGACGCTGTAACAATAGCTTTCATAAGCTCAAGCACTCAATTTGAAGTTGCAATAGCCACCGCCACAGTGGTATTTGGCGCAGGTTCCGGAGCGGCCTTAGCAACAGTAGTGGGACCTTTATGGGAAGTTCCATCCATGCTAACATTCGTGAAATTAGCCTTAAAAACCCAAAAATATTTCTCTCATAATAATGTTAACTAA